The Maridesulfovibrio hydrothermalis AM13 = DSM 14728 DNA window GAGTGGTGAGCAAGCCCGGTTTAGCCGGGAAGCCTAAAACTCCGTGGCAGCGCCCACCTGTTAGACCCGGTTCTAACGTATAAGGCAACACGGCATCTCCGGGGTCCCTTAAACGGGATTTCGGCACTATCAAGAATCAGTATTTATTGGTTTTGTTTTTGCCTGTCTTTTTACACTCCTTCTACGTCCGCCTTTATTAGATCCTCTGTTCTCCATTGCAGATTGTTATAATCTTTCCGGTTTTTTAATCGGTATTGAAAAATCAGGTCTTAGAGGGCCTGTCAACATAAAAGGAGAATGGCATGTTCGGGGATTTTTTTCTGATTATTTTTGGAATGGCCCTAGGTGCCGCAGGCGGTTATGCCCTGCACCGTTATGTGAATTCCAAGCGCTTGGCAGATTCACAGGGGTTGGCTGACAGGATTGTCCAGGAAGCCCGTAAAGAAGCTGAAGCCATGAAAAAAGAAATCAGGCTTCAGGCTCAGGACGAAGTTTATGCTCTTAAAAAAGAGCAGGAAAATGAGTACAAAGAAATGGAACGCGGCCTGAGAAAACAGGAAGCGCGTCTCCAGGAAAAAGAAGAACGTCTTGAGAAAAAGCTTGAAAAGGTCGCTAATAAAGAGTCCGAAGTTGTGACTCTTGAAAAGCGCATGATCAAGCAGGAAAAGAAACTCGAAGACCTGCGTGAAGGTCTTGAAAGAAGAAAGGATGAGCATGAGCGTAAGCTTCAGGAAGTCTCCGGACTTACTGTGGAGGAAGCCCGCGACAAGCTTATGACTGAAATAGAAAGCCGGACTCGTCACGAAGCAGCCAAAATGGTTCGCTCAATCGAGATGGAAGCAAAGGAAGAAGGCTCCCGCAAGGCTCGTAAGATTTTGGCCCTTGCCATCCAGCGTTATTCCGGTGACTACGTGAATGAGCAGACTGTTACTGCTGTGGCCCTTCCCTCGGAAGATATGAAGGGACGTATCATCGGTCGTGAAGGTCGTAACATTCGAGCGCTCGAAGCAGCGACAGGTGTTGACCTTATTATTGATGATACACCGGAAACAGTTGTTCTTTCCGCTTACAGCCCGCTGCGCCGCGAGGTTGCTAAGCAGGCTCTTGAAAGGTTGATCCATGACGGACGCATTCACCCTGCACGAATCGAAGACATCGTGAACAAGGTGGAACAGGAAATGGACGTCAAACTGCGTGAAATCGGTGAACAGGCTACATTTGATGTAGGCGTTCACGGGATTCATCCTGAGATTGTTAAATTGATCGGCCAGCTTCAGTACCGCACCAGTTTTTCTCAGAATGTGTTGCAGCACTCTCTGGAAGTTGCATTCCTTTGCGGAATTATGGCAGCAGAGCTGGGCATGGACGAGAAGATGGCTAAGCGCGCAGGACTTCTTCATGACATAGGTAAAGCCGTTGACCATGAAATCGAAGGACCGCACGCTGTTATCGGTGCTGATCTTGCTAAAAAACATGGTGAATCCAAGGAAATTATCCACGCTATTCAGGCTCACCATGAAGATGTTCCTCCTCTGTCAATTCTGGCGACACTTGTACAGGCTGCGGATTCACTTTCCGGTGCCCGTCCCGGTGCCAGAAAAGAGCTTCTCGAAAACTACGTGAAGCGGCTTGAAGAGCTGGAAAATGTTGCGACCGGTTTTGACGGAGTATCCAAGGCATATGCCATTCAGGCCGGCCGTGAGATCAGGGTTATGGTCGATGCTGAAAAAGTTACTGACGATAATACTCATATGCTCTGTAAAGACATTGCTACCAAGATTGAAAATAATATGACTTATCCCGGTCAGATTCGTGTAACCGTAATTCGTGAACGCCGTTCCGTCGGTTATGCAAAATAGTTAAAGTTTATATAGCGGCCCGGAGGGATCGCTCTCCGGGTTTTCTCTCCAGCCAGATTGCCGGCAAAGGTCTGAGTGCTCAATTTTACTATTTCCCGCACTGCTTTCGTACCTTTTTCCGCAGTCTGGATTTTTTTTATCAAATTCTACCGCGAGCAATCACATGCGGATTCTTTTCCTTGGTGACATCGTAGGCAGACCCGGCAGAAAGGGGGTTGCCTCTAAAGTAAAAGGGTTGCGCAAAGATCTTGGACTTGATCTGATTATTGCCAACGCTGAAAATGCATCGCAGGGCATCGGGCTATCCATAAAAAACGCCAGAGATCTGCTCGGGTGCGGTATTGATATCCTTACTTCCGGTAATCATATCTGGAAATTTCAAAATTTATATTCCTACCTGAATACATCAGAACGAATTATCAGACCTGCCAATGTGTCTGAAAGTGCGCCCGGACGGGGCTGGACAATTTTTGAAGTTCGTGATGACTTGCAGGTTGCTGTTATAAATCTGCAAGGCCGTACTTTTATGACCGCTGCGGACTGCCCTTTCAGAGGGGCTGATAAAATATTGCAGGATATCCCCGCGGAAGTGAAAGTTGTTCTGGTAGATTTTCATGCCGAAGCCACGTCTGAAAAGCAGTGTCTGGGGCGGTATCTTGATGGGCGGGTGAGTGTCATGGTCGGAACTCATACCCATGTGCAGACAAATGATGCACGGATATTTGATGAAGGGACCGGCTACATAACCGATCTCGGCATGTGCGGCCCGACGGAATCCTGTCTGGGACTTACACCTAAGCCGGTAATAAAACGATTTGTCTCAGGGTTGCCGCAAAAGTGGAAAGTAGCCGGAGGGCCTGTTGAATTACAGGGTGTTTTGATAGAAATAAATGAAGAATCCGGCAAAACCACTTCCATCAAAACATGGAATTCAGGACGCATTACAGGTTGCTGATAAATTTCGAGTTTTTATTGCCTTTGTCTTTGTTTTCCCGCTTGAAATTATGTCCATGCGGTTAAGGAATTTTCTTTTCTGCACAGACTGATGGAGGCAGACTACAGTGATAAGAAGCTCTTAATATAAAATATATTTAATAAAGAGGTTAATATGAATATCTATGATGAATTAAAATGGCGTGGTCTGGTCAATCAGGTTTCTGACGAAGATAAGGTCCGTGAATACTTAGATACTCCCGGTCAGACTATGTATTGCGGCTTTGAC harbors:
- a CDS encoding TIGR00282 family metallophosphoesterase — protein: MRILFLGDIVGRPGRKGVASKVKGLRKDLGLDLIIANAENASQGIGLSIKNARDLLGCGIDILTSGNHIWKFQNLYSYLNTSERIIRPANVSESAPGRGWTIFEVRDDLQVAVINLQGRTFMTAADCPFRGADKILQDIPAEVKVVLVDFHAEATSEKQCLGRYLDGRVSVMVGTHTHVQTNDARIFDEGTGYITDLGMCGPTESCLGLTPKPVIKRFVSGLPQKWKVAGGPVELQGVLIEINEESGKTTSIKTWNSGRITGC
- the rny gene encoding ribonuclease Y → MFGDFFLIIFGMALGAAGGYALHRYVNSKRLADSQGLADRIVQEARKEAEAMKKEIRLQAQDEVYALKKEQENEYKEMERGLRKQEARLQEKEERLEKKLEKVANKESEVVTLEKRMIKQEKKLEDLREGLERRKDEHERKLQEVSGLTVEEARDKLMTEIESRTRHEAAKMVRSIEMEAKEEGSRKARKILALAIQRYSGDYVNEQTVTAVALPSEDMKGRIIGREGRNIRALEAATGVDLIIDDTPETVVLSAYSPLRREVAKQALERLIHDGRIHPARIEDIVNKVEQEMDVKLREIGEQATFDVGVHGIHPEIVKLIGQLQYRTSFSQNVLQHSLEVAFLCGIMAAELGMDEKMAKRAGLLHDIGKAVDHEIEGPHAVIGADLAKKHGESKEIIHAIQAHHEDVPPLSILATLVQAADSLSGARPGARKELLENYVKRLEELENVATGFDGVSKAYAIQAGREIRVMVDAEKVTDDNTHMLCKDIATKIENNMTYPGQIRVTVIRERRSVGYAK